The Musa acuminata AAA Group cultivar baxijiao chromosome BXJ1-3, Cavendish_Baxijiao_AAA, whole genome shotgun sequence genome window below encodes:
- the LOC135615990 gene encoding AT-hook motif nuclear-localized protein 7-like isoform X4, whose amino-acid sequence MSGGETSTVSKHGNPAQFHDCKHPHGQRGTGDSGSPSLLSAVQTNQLLQQKDMLAANHGLADNVVAALEGSQADVQWSTWGLPPRYPSIARNISEATYEGGNYNKQEYMNILGGTGSGSHDASVLHEHPSEWSIESMPNSEGSMIFRPKGSHPYPGQGFEDTRNNPSATSPPNNEELLKQNNYGEPSKYLFAGMLASASTAVPSAATTPLCAEGLDPFTIAAVTPTTEFTKKVMHETGGFGKKQHTRGPGPDRTCLIPHVITIRTNEDIYSKIISFCQKSGSNAVCILSANGTVSRVTLLKPAASLGTITYEGQFDIVKLSGSFMPLESCNQSRHSGELRVMLARADGHVFGGGLAGPMMAASSVLIVLGRFLPNGGNVAMLANNLFMV is encoded by the exons AACAGGAGATAGTGGCAGTCCCTCTTTATTAAGTGCAGTACAAACAAATCAGCTATTGCAGCAGAAGGATATGTTGGCAGCCAATCATGGTCTTGCTGATAATGTTGTGGCTGCACTGGAAGGATCACAGGCTGATGTTCAATGGAGCACTTGGGGACTTCCTCCTCGGTACCCTTCAATTGCAAGAAACATATCAGAAGCTACCTACGAGGGAGGGAATTATAACAAACAGGAATACATGAATATCCTTG GTGGGACTGGATCTGGCTCACATGATGCTTCGGTTTTGCATGAACAT CCTTCTGAGTGGAGCATTGAATCAATGCCAAACTCGGAAGGTTCAATGATCTTTAGACCAAAGGGTAGTCATCCTTATCCCGGTCAAGGATTTGAAGACACCAGGAACAATCCATCTGCAACAAGTCCACCAAATAACGAAGAGTTACTGAAGCAAAACAATTATGGAGAGCCAAGCAAATATTTGTTTGCTGGTATGTTAGCCTCAGCTTCGACTGCTGTTCCAAGTGCTGCTACAACCCCATTATGTGCTGAAGGGTTGGATCCTTTCACCATTGCAGCTGTAACTCCAACAACCGAATTCACTAAGAAAGTAATGCATGAGACAGGAGGTTTTGGAAAGAAGCAACACACCAGAGGTCCAG GACCAGACAGGACTTGTTTGATTCCACATGTTATTACCATTAGGACTAATGAG GATATATATTCAAAGATAATTTCTTTCTGCCAAAAAAGTGGGTCAAATGCAGTTTGCATTCTTTCAGCAAATGGCACTGTTTCTAGGGTCACACTTTTGAAGCCAGCAGCATCTCTTGGAACAATAACATATGAG GGCCAATTTGATATTGTGAAACTGTCTGGTTCATTCATGCCATTGGAGAGTTGCAATCAAAGTAGACATAGTGGTGAACTTCGAGTTATGCTGGCTCGTGCAGATGGACATGTTTTCGGTGGTGGCTTGGCAGGACCTATGATGGCTGCATCCTCGGTCCTG ATTGTATTGGGTAGGTTTCTACCAAATGGAGGAAATGTGGCAATGCTGGCCAACAATCTATTTATGGTGTGA
- the LOC135615990 gene encoding AT-hook motif nuclear-localized protein 7-like isoform X3, which translates to MSGGETSTVSKHGNPAQFHDCKHPHGQRGTGDSGSPSLLSAVQTNQLLQQKDMLAANHGLADNVVAALEGSQADVQWSTWGLPPRYPSIARNISEATYEGGNYNKQEYMNILELPIGSGGTGSGSHDASVLHEHPSEWSIESMPNSEGSMIFRPKGSHPYPGQGFEDTRNNPSATSPPNNEELLKQNNYGEPSKYLFAGMLASASTAVPSAATTPLCAEGLDPFTIAAVTPTTEFTKKVMHETGGFGKKQHTRGPGPDRTCLIPHVITIRTNEDIYSKIISFCQKSGSNAVCILSANGTVSRVTLLKPAASLGTITYEGQFDIVKLSGSFMPLESCNQSRHSGELRVMLARADGHVFGGGLAGPMMAASSVLIVLGRFLPNGGNVAMLANNLFMV; encoded by the exons AACAGGAGATAGTGGCAGTCCCTCTTTATTAAGTGCAGTACAAACAAATCAGCTATTGCAGCAGAAGGATATGTTGGCAGCCAATCATGGTCTTGCTGATAATGTTGTGGCTGCACTGGAAGGATCACAGGCTGATGTTCAATGGAGCACTTGGGGACTTCCTCCTCGGTACCCTTCAATTGCAAGAAACATATCAGAAGCTACCTACGAGGGAGGGAATTATAACAAACAGGAATACATGAATATCCTTG AGTTACCTATTGGATCAGGTGGGACTGGATCTGGCTCACATGATGCTTCGGTTTTGCATGAACAT CCTTCTGAGTGGAGCATTGAATCAATGCCAAACTCGGAAGGTTCAATGATCTTTAGACCAAAGGGTAGTCATCCTTATCCCGGTCAAGGATTTGAAGACACCAGGAACAATCCATCTGCAACAAGTCCACCAAATAACGAAGAGTTACTGAAGCAAAACAATTATGGAGAGCCAAGCAAATATTTGTTTGCTGGTATGTTAGCCTCAGCTTCGACTGCTGTTCCAAGTGCTGCTACAACCCCATTATGTGCTGAAGGGTTGGATCCTTTCACCATTGCAGCTGTAACTCCAACAACCGAATTCACTAAGAAAGTAATGCATGAGACAGGAGGTTTTGGAAAGAAGCAACACACCAGAGGTCCAG GACCAGACAGGACTTGTTTGATTCCACATGTTATTACCATTAGGACTAATGAG GATATATATTCAAAGATAATTTCTTTCTGCCAAAAAAGTGGGTCAAATGCAGTTTGCATTCTTTCAGCAAATGGCACTGTTTCTAGGGTCACACTTTTGAAGCCAGCAGCATCTCTTGGAACAATAACATATGAG GGCCAATTTGATATTGTGAAACTGTCTGGTTCATTCATGCCATTGGAGAGTTGCAATCAAAGTAGACATAGTGGTGAACTTCGAGTTATGCTGGCTCGTGCAGATGGACATGTTTTCGGTGGTGGCTTGGCAGGACCTATGATGGCTGCATCCTCGGTCCTG ATTGTATTGGGTAGGTTTCTACCAAATGGAGGAAATGTGGCAATGCTGGCCAACAATCTATTTATGGTGTGA
- the LOC135615990 gene encoding AT-hook motif nuclear-localized protein 7-like isoform X10, whose protein sequence is MLAANHGLADNVVAALEGSQADVQWSTWGLPPRYPSIARNISEATYEGGNYNKQEYMNILELPIGSGGTGSGSHDASVLHEHPSEWSIESMPNSEGSMIFRPKGSHPYPGQGFEDTRNNPSATSPPNNEELLKQNNYGEPSKYLFAGMLASASTAVPSAATTPLCAEGLDPFTIAAVTPTTEFTKKVMHETGGFGKKQHTRGPGPDRTCLIPHVITIRTNEDIYSKIISFCQKSGSNAVCILSANGTVSRVTLLKPAASLGTITYEGQFDIVKLSGSFMPLESCNQSRHSGELRVMLARADGHVFGGGLAGPMMAASSVLIVLGRFLPNGGNVAMLANNLFMV, encoded by the exons ATGTTGGCAGCCAATCATGGTCTTGCTGATAATGTTGTGGCTGCACTGGAAGGATCACAGGCTGATGTTCAATGGAGCACTTGGGGACTTCCTCCTCGGTACCCTTCAATTGCAAGAAACATATCAGAAGCTACCTACGAGGGAGGGAATTATAACAAACAGGAATACATGAATATCCTTG AGTTACCTATTGGATCAGGTGGGACTGGATCTGGCTCACATGATGCTTCGGTTTTGCATGAACAT CCTTCTGAGTGGAGCATTGAATCAATGCCAAACTCGGAAGGTTCAATGATCTTTAGACCAAAGGGTAGTCATCCTTATCCCGGTCAAGGATTTGAAGACACCAGGAACAATCCATCTGCAACAAGTCCACCAAATAACGAAGAGTTACTGAAGCAAAACAATTATGGAGAGCCAAGCAAATATTTGTTTGCTGGTATGTTAGCCTCAGCTTCGACTGCTGTTCCAAGTGCTGCTACAACCCCATTATGTGCTGAAGGGTTGGATCCTTTCACCATTGCAGCTGTAACTCCAACAACCGAATTCACTAAGAAAGTAATGCATGAGACAGGAGGTTTTGGAAAGAAGCAACACACCAGAGGTCCAG GACCAGACAGGACTTGTTTGATTCCACATGTTATTACCATTAGGACTAATGAG GATATATATTCAAAGATAATTTCTTTCTGCCAAAAAAGTGGGTCAAATGCAGTTTGCATTCTTTCAGCAAATGGCACTGTTTCTAGGGTCACACTTTTGAAGCCAGCAGCATCTCTTGGAACAATAACATATGAG GGCCAATTTGATATTGTGAAACTGTCTGGTTCATTCATGCCATTGGAGAGTTGCAATCAAAGTAGACATAGTGGTGAACTTCGAGTTATGCTGGCTCGTGCAGATGGACATGTTTTCGGTGGTGGCTTGGCAGGACCTATGATGGCTGCATCCTCGGTCCTG ATTGTATTGGGTAGGTTTCTACCAAATGGAGGAAATGTGGCAATGCTGGCCAACAATCTATTTATGGTGTGA
- the LOC135615990 gene encoding AT-hook motif nuclear-localized protein 7-like isoform X11, translated as MLAANHGLADNVVAALEGSQADVQWSTWGLPPRYPSIARNISEATYEGGNYNKQEYMNILGGTGSGSHDASVLHEHPSEWSIESMPNSEGSMIFRPKGSHPYPGQGFEDTRNNPSATSPPNNEELLKQNNYGEPSKYLFAGMLASASTAVPSAATTPLCAEGLDPFTIAAVTPTTEFTKKVMHETGGFGKKQHTRGPGPDRTCLIPHVITIRTNEDIYSKIISFCQKSGSNAVCILSANGTVSRVTLLKPAASLGTITYEGQFDIVKLSGSFMPLESCNQSRHSGELRVMLARADGHVFGGGLAGPMMAASSVLIVLGRFLPNGGNVAMLANNLFMV; from the exons ATGTTGGCAGCCAATCATGGTCTTGCTGATAATGTTGTGGCTGCACTGGAAGGATCACAGGCTGATGTTCAATGGAGCACTTGGGGACTTCCTCCTCGGTACCCTTCAATTGCAAGAAACATATCAGAAGCTACCTACGAGGGAGGGAATTATAACAAACAGGAATACATGAATATCCTTG GTGGGACTGGATCTGGCTCACATGATGCTTCGGTTTTGCATGAACAT CCTTCTGAGTGGAGCATTGAATCAATGCCAAACTCGGAAGGTTCAATGATCTTTAGACCAAAGGGTAGTCATCCTTATCCCGGTCAAGGATTTGAAGACACCAGGAACAATCCATCTGCAACAAGTCCACCAAATAACGAAGAGTTACTGAAGCAAAACAATTATGGAGAGCCAAGCAAATATTTGTTTGCTGGTATGTTAGCCTCAGCTTCGACTGCTGTTCCAAGTGCTGCTACAACCCCATTATGTGCTGAAGGGTTGGATCCTTTCACCATTGCAGCTGTAACTCCAACAACCGAATTCACTAAGAAAGTAATGCATGAGACAGGAGGTTTTGGAAAGAAGCAACACACCAGAGGTCCAG GACCAGACAGGACTTGTTTGATTCCACATGTTATTACCATTAGGACTAATGAG GATATATATTCAAAGATAATTTCTTTCTGCCAAAAAAGTGGGTCAAATGCAGTTTGCATTCTTTCAGCAAATGGCACTGTTTCTAGGGTCACACTTTTGAAGCCAGCAGCATCTCTTGGAACAATAACATATGAG GGCCAATTTGATATTGTGAAACTGTCTGGTTCATTCATGCCATTGGAGAGTTGCAATCAAAGTAGACATAGTGGTGAACTTCGAGTTATGCTGGCTCGTGCAGATGGACATGTTTTCGGTGGTGGCTTGGCAGGACCTATGATGGCTGCATCCTCGGTCCTG ATTGTATTGGGTAGGTTTCTACCAAATGGAGGAAATGTGGCAATGCTGGCCAACAATCTATTTATGGTGTGA